GAGTACGAAATCGATGGCTACCGGTTGAAATCCGAACTCACCGCCGACAAGATATTCGTCTCGGTGTACGCGGCAATCCGGACTTACCAAGTCCTGTGCGAACTGAACGAGCAGCGCGAAAAGCTGGAAGCCCAGTCGCGTTCCCTGCGCGAGAAGGAGGCGCGCCTGCGCACCGTGGTCGAGACGGCGCCGGACGCCATCATCCTGGCGGATCAGGCGGCCCGCGTCATCGGCTGGAACGAGGGTGCCCAGCGCGTCTTCGGCTACTCAGCGGAAGAGATGCTCGGCGAGTCACTGACCCGACTGATCCCCGAGCGGCTGCGCGGCAGGCACCTTGCCGCGGTGATGCGCATCGGTCGCGGCAGGCCGCCCCGCTGCCAGGGACGGATCATAGAAATGGAGGGGCTGCGCCAGGACGGCAGCGAGTTCCCCGTGGAGTTGGTGCTGGGCAGTTGGAGCACGCCAACCGGCCACAATTTGAGCGCCGTGGTGCGCGACATCACCGAGCGCAAGCAGACCGAGAGCCGGCTGCGCCTGGCCGCCAGCGTGTTCGCCAACAGCTACGAAGGCATCATGATCTGCGATGCCAACAACATCATCGCCGCCGTCAATCCGGCCTTCAGCCGCATCACCGGCTACGCCCCGGACGAGGTGATCGGACACTCTCCGCGCATGCTTGCCTCGGGCCGCCACGACGCCGGGTTCTACGCCAGAATGTGGACATCCCTGCTGTACAACGATTTCTGGCAGGACGAGATCTGGAACAAGCGCAAGGAGGGCCAGATATACGCCGAACTGCTGGCGATCTCGGTGGTCAGGGATAACGCGGGACGCGTGCAGCACTACATCGGCGTGTTTTCCGATATCAGCCTCATCAAGGAGCACGAGGCGGAACTCTACCGCATCGCCAACTACGACATCCTCACCGGAGTACCCAACCGCCGGTTACTGGTGGAGCGGTTGGGGCAAGCGGTCAATCACGCCCGCAAATCCGGCAAGCCCTTCGCCATCTGCTACCTCGACCTGGACGGATTCAAGCCCATCAACGACCAGTTGGGGCATGACATGGGCGACCGCTTGCTGGTCGGCGTGGCCGAACGCATCAAGACCGTGCTGCGCTCGGCGGATACCCTGGCCCGCATCGGTGGCGACGAATTCGTCTTGCTGTTCGCCGATCTGGCGGAATCCAATGAAAGCACGCGCATCATCGAGCGCATTCAGGCGGCGCTGAGCAGCCCGTTCCAGATCAACGGCCTGCCCATCAATATCACCGCCAGTCTCGGGGTCACCCTGTTCCCGCTGGATGACGCCGACGCGGACACCCTGCTGAGGCACGCGGACCAAGCCATGTACCGCGCCAAGGAGGCCGGCAAGAACCGTTGCCATTTCTTCGATCCCAAGCAGGATCGTCTGGTGCAGACCAACCGTCTTTACCAGCAGCGCTTGCGCGAGGCCCTGGACCGGCGGGAATTCGTGCTGCACTTCCAGCCCCAGGTGGATCTGACCTCCGGCGAGGTCGTGGGCGCCGAAGCCCTGATCCGCTGGCAGCACCCCGAGCGCGGCCTGCTCGCCCCCGGCGATTTCCTGATGTATCTGGCGGGCACCGATCTGGAGTTCGCCGTCGGTGAATGGGTGATCGAGACGGTGCTGAGCCAGATTGCCATCTGGCGCGCGGCGGGGCTCAGTTTCAACGTCAGCGCCAATGTCAGCGCCAATCACTTGTTGCAGGGGGAGTTCGCCAACCGGCTGCGGGTGGCACTGGAGCGCCACCCGGACGTGCCGCCCGCCCGGCTGGAGCTGGAAATACTGGAAACCGCCAGCCTGTCCGACATGAACGCGGCGGTGAACGCGCTCATGGCCTGCCGCCAGTTGGGGGTGCGCTTCGCCCTGGACGATTTCGGCACCGGCTACTCCTCCCTCACCTATTTCCGCAACCTGCCAGTGCATGTTCTGAAAATCGACCAGAGCTTCGTCCGCGACATGCTGGAAGACCCCGACGACCTCAGCATCGTGGAAAGCGTCGTCCGCCTCGCCGGCGTGTTCAACCGGCCGGTCATCGCCGAAGGCGTGGAGACAATGGACCACGGCGCCAAGCTGCTGGAACTGGGCTGCCGTCTCGCGCAGGGCTACGGTATCGCCCGGCCCATGCCAGCGCCGCAGATTCCCGCTTGGATCGCGCAATGGCGCGATGCGCGCGCCTGGCTCCGCTTGATCGATGCGAAAGCCAAGGGCAGCCCCTGAGAGCCGTCAGCGCCCCGCACCGGGTCCACCTCATTCCTGCTCGTCCTCTTCCTCTTCGTCAGTTGCCGTTGACCCTGACGGTCCGGACTCCGCCGTCCCGGCCGGTTCGCGCCAGGGCGTCACTTCAAGATCCTCGAGCCGGTAGCCGAACTCGTCGCGGGCGTTTTCTTCGGCCACCCGG
The Methyloterricola oryzae genome window above contains:
- a CDS encoding two-component system response regulator produces the protein MNPADFEDDFDALFAPEPAPEPEGPQPDSPRWKVMLVDDEADIHAVLRLALQDMVVEGRPLRLFDAGSAEEAKAVLAEHPDMALILLDVVMETDQAGLNLVRHIRQHLHNRSVQIVLITGQPGYAPQRSVVAEYEIDGYRLKSELTADKIFVSVYAAIRTYQVLCELNEQREKLEAQSRSLREKEARLRTVVETAPDAIILADQAARVIGWNEGAQRVFGYSAEEMLGESLTRLIPERLRGRHLAAVMRIGRGRPPRCQGRIIEMEGLRQDGSEFPVELVLGSWSTPTGHNLSAVVRDITERKQTESRLRLAASVFANSYEGIMICDANNIIAAVNPAFSRITGYAPDEVIGHSPRMLASGRHDAGFYARMWTSLLYNDFWQDEIWNKRKEGQIYAELLAISVVRDNAGRVQHYIGVFSDISLIKEHEAELYRIANYDILTGVPNRRLLVERLGQAVNHARKSGKPFAICYLDLDGFKPINDQLGHDMGDRLLVGVAERIKTVLRSADTLARIGGDEFVLLFADLAESNESTRIIERIQAALSSPFQINGLPINITASLGVTLFPLDDADADTLLRHADQAMYRAKEAGKNRCHFFDPKQDRLVQTNRLYQQRLREALDRREFVLHFQPQVDLTSGEVVGAEALIRWQHPERGLLAPGDFLMYLAGTDLEFAVGEWVIETVLSQIAIWRAAGLSFNVSANVSANHLLQGEFANRLRVALERHPDVPPARLELEILETASLSDMNAAVNALMACRQLGVRFALDDFGTGYSSLTYFRNLPVHVLKIDQSFVRDMLEDPDDLSIVESVVRLAGVFNRPVIAEGVETMDHGAKLLELGCRLAQGYGIARPMPAPQIPAWIAQWRDARAWLRLIDAKAKGSP